The Aureispira anguillae genome contains a region encoding:
- a CDS encoding LytR/AlgR family response regulator transcription factor, with product MLRTILVEDDFHNLELLSELLIPYKKDISIVAKAQTLKEAVRLIKALNPDLIFLDVHLPDGDGFEVLNRTSDYNYEVIFTTAFSEYSLKAFDFAAKHYLLKPIDEDALDQAINRCLKASSEESSNLLINLEHKAIKKIMVPSLTDLSFVNLNDVLYLEADRSYTKFYLLDETTVLSSKPIGVYEKQLKGAFFSRIHDKYLVNLEHVVRYIKGRGGEVVLVNNKYLDVSTRRKAQFIQEQRFFLG from the coding sequence ATGCTCCGAACAATATTGGTAGAAGATGATTTCCATAATCTTGAGCTTCTAAGCGAGTTGTTAATTCCCTATAAAAAAGACATCTCGATTGTTGCCAAGGCACAGACCTTAAAAGAGGCTGTGCGGCTAATCAAAGCATTAAATCCAGATTTAATTTTCTTAGATGTTCACTTGCCAGATGGAGATGGATTTGAGGTCTTGAATCGAACTTCAGATTATAATTATGAAGTAATTTTTACAACTGCTTTTAGCGAATACTCTTTAAAAGCGTTTGATTTTGCTGCAAAGCATTATTTGCTCAAACCAATTGATGAAGATGCCCTAGATCAAGCCATTAATCGTTGCCTTAAAGCAAGCTCAGAAGAATCATCCAACTTATTGATAAATTTAGAACATAAGGCGATCAAAAAAATTATGGTTCCATCGCTTACAGACTTATCTTTTGTCAATTTGAATGATGTACTCTATTTGGAAGCAGATAGAAGCTATACCAAATTTTATTTATTGGATGAGACCACTGTTTTATCTTCAAAACCTATTGGGGTTTACGAAAAACAATTAAAGGGGGCTTTTTTTTCTCGTATTCACGATAAATATCTTGTCAATTTAGAACATGTTGTTCGATACATTAAAGGACGAGGGGGTGAAGTGGTATTGGTCAATAATAAATACCTTGATGTGTCCACTCGTCGCAAAGCACAGTTCATTCAAGAGCAACGTTTTTTTCTAGGATAG
- the rpsA gene encoding 30S ribosomal protein S1: protein MENLENENNNEEKVVENTPTTEPVVEQTVETNEEVVEETAFDDFDWDKGPKGVLNYEDSVIEEYEALYENTLSSIKEFEIVAGKVVFITASDVVLDLNCKSDGLVSRTEFRDMPDLAVGDVVEVYVETQEDKRGQLVLSRRKAKLLSAWANIVSSFEEGKVVTGTVISKTKGGLIVDIDGLETFLPGSQIDIRPIIDYDAYVGKTMEFKVVKINESIKNAVVSHKALIESDLEEQRQAIISKLEKGQVLEGTVKNLTDFGAFLDLGGVDGLLYITDISWGRIKHPSDVLENGQKLNVVVLDFNDDKKRISLGLKQLQPHPWDVLAEDVQPGSIVKGKIVNIEDYGAFLEVTPGVEGLIHVSEVSWSSQPINSREFFKEGDEYEAKVVTIDRDDRKMSLSLRKLQEDPWTKIEEKYPKGSSHKGEVKNLTPYGVFIELEEGIGGMIHISDLSWTKRFAHPAEFTKVGATLDIIILEIDKDSRKLSLGHKQLEENPWDTFADVFPEGSSHEATILRRDDRGAIVLLPYGLEAFAPIRHIKKEDGSLAEVDEQLMFKVIEFNRDDKRILVSHSRFYTDAKRSAEQADKEAIKAEKQAAKKAVNEVNSSNEKSTFGDLSAFSELKEQLKNEEAGDNKDGE, encoded by the coding sequence ATGGAGAATCTTGAGAACGAAAATAACAACGAAGAAAAAGTTGTTGAAAACACTCCAACAACAGAGCCTGTTGTTGAGCAAACAGTAGAAACTAATGAAGAAGTAGTTGAAGAAACTGCTTTTGATGATTTTGATTGGGACAAAGGTCCTAAAGGTGTATTGAACTACGAAGATAGTGTAATTGAGGAGTATGAGGCTTTGTATGAAAATACACTAAGTTCTATCAAAGAATTTGAAATCGTTGCTGGTAAGGTAGTATTTATCACTGCTAGTGATGTTGTTTTGGATTTGAACTGTAAATCTGATGGTTTAGTATCTCGTACAGAATTCCGTGACATGCCTGATTTGGCTGTTGGTGATGTAGTAGAGGTATACGTTGAAACGCAAGAAGACAAACGTGGACAATTGGTGCTTTCTCGTCGTAAAGCTAAATTGTTGAGCGCTTGGGCTAACATCGTTTCTTCTTTCGAAGAAGGAAAAGTAGTTACTGGTACAGTAATTAGCAAAACTAAAGGTGGTCTTATCGTAGACATCGATGGTTTGGAAACTTTCCTTCCTGGATCACAAATTGATATTCGTCCAATTATTGACTATGATGCTTACGTTGGTAAAACAATGGAGTTCAAAGTTGTTAAAATTAACGAATCTATCAAAAACGCAGTTGTATCTCACAAAGCACTTATCGAAAGTGATTTGGAAGAGCAACGTCAAGCAATTATCTCTAAATTGGAGAAAGGTCAAGTATTGGAAGGTACGGTTAAAAACCTTACTGACTTTGGTGCTTTCTTGGATTTGGGTGGTGTTGATGGTTTGTTGTACATTACTGATATTTCTTGGGGACGTATTAAGCACCCAAGTGATGTATTGGAAAATGGCCAAAAACTAAATGTTGTAGTATTAGACTTTAACGATGATAAAAAACGTATCTCTTTAGGTCTAAAACAATTACAACCTCATCCATGGGATGTATTGGCAGAAGATGTACAACCTGGTTCTATCGTGAAAGGTAAAATCGTTAACATTGAGGATTATGGTGCTTTCTTGGAAGTTACTCCTGGTGTTGAAGGTCTTATCCACGTTTCTGAGGTTTCTTGGAGCAGCCAACCAATCAACTCTCGTGAATTCTTTAAAGAAGGAGACGAGTATGAAGCTAAGGTGGTTACCATCGACCGTGATGATCGCAAAATGTCTTTGAGTTTGAGAAAACTACAAGAAGATCCTTGGACAAAAATCGAAGAAAAATATCCTAAAGGTTCTAGCCACAAAGGTGAAGTTAAGAACTTGACTCCATACGGTGTGTTTATCGAATTGGAAGAAGGTATTGGTGGAATGATCCACATTTCTGATCTTTCTTGGACTAAGCGTTTTGCTCACCCTGCTGAATTTACAAAAGTAGGTGCTACTTTGGATATTATCATTCTTGAAATCGACAAAGATAGCCGTAAACTATCTTTAGGACACAAACAATTGGAAGAGAATCCATGGGATACTTTTGCTGATGTGTTCCCAGAAGGTTCTTCTCATGAAGCTACTATCTTGCGTCGTGATGACAGAGGTGCTATTGTCTTGTTGCCTTATGGTCTAGAAGCATTTGCTCCTATCCGTCACATCAAAAAAGAAGATGGATCTTTAGCTGAAGTAGATGAGCAATTGATGTTCAAAGTAATTGAATTTAACCGTGATGATAAGCGTATTTTAGTTTCTCATTCTCGTTTCTACACAGATGCTAAGCGTAGTGCTGAGCAAGCTGATAAAGAAGCAATCAAAGCAGAAAAACAAGCTGCTAAGAAAGCGGTTAATGAGGTTAACTCTAGCAACGAAAAGAGTACCTTTGGTGATTTGAGTGCTTTCTCTGAATTGAAAGAGCAGTTGAAAAACGAAGAAGCAGGAGACAATAAAGACGGTGAATAA